A window of Pelagicoccus enzymogenes genomic DNA:
CAACCGCCCCCGCATCACGCCACCCTCGGACAACATCACGTCTTGGTTCGATCCGTGGGATCCGGCCTCCGAACCGAAGTTCACCTTCGATCCGGGCAACACCCCCTACGGCAACCGAAATCGCTCCGAGGCCGAGCCGATGGGAGGCGCCCTGCGCAACCCAGTGGTCATCTACCCGGACGAAACGTCACCCATTCCCGCTGACCCAGCAGCTACCGCCGGCCAAAACATCATCGGACGCCAGTTCGTGCTCTCCAACTGGACCTTCCCCAGCGGCACCCGCACCACCGCCGTACACACCGGCATCACACGGGTAAGCAACGCTCTCCGTCAAGCCGGCGACCCGGATTGGGGCTTCTACCAGCAGCCCAGCCTGACCGACACCAGCATCTTCGACTTCCGCAACAACCTCATCGACGGTCCCAACAAGTACGAGGACTCCGAGTTCGAAGCGTGGAACCTCACCCTCGAGCAGCTCTTCCTCGACAACAAGGCGGGCATCGAGCTCACCTTCGACCAGCAGGAGATGAGCAACGCAAACGGCTCGCTGCTAGGCGACGAGCGTAACGCCACCATCGCAATCGACAACGCTCTGACCATGATCGACGGCACGCCCAATGCCAACTTCGGCCGTCCCTACGTCGTCAATGTACCCAAAATGTACTACGACGAAGCGGAACGCAGCGCCTGGCGGGCCACCGCATTCTACGATCTGGACCTGCGCGAGAAAACCAACAACGACCTGCTTGGCCGTCTGCTCGGCCGTCACGTCCTCACCGGGGTGCTCAGCGAGCAGACCCGCGAAGCTCAGTCTCGCTACGGAGCCACCACCTACGCCGGTTCAGAGTTCACGCACGGAGCCAGCTCCAGCATCAGCAATGGCCAAGGCCCCCGCTTCGGAGCGATCCACTATCTGGGCGGCAGCCTAGCCGACATGGATTCCCCAGCCGGCGCCAACATCCCGCGCCTCTACACCGAACGCAGCCTATCGGCCTTTAACCTGACCGGCAACGACGCCGTCTTTTTCCTCAAGGAACAAGGCGCCAGCGCTGAGGCGGAAGTCATCCCGCTGAACGTTTTCAACAACGACCGCCAGCTGACCATCGCTCCGGAAGACGCCGACTTCGGCCGCTCGGAAGTCGAATCGATCGCCCTCGTCTCCCAAAGCTACTTCTGGGACGACCTGCTGGTGGCCACCCTCGGCTGGAGAGAAGACGAGCTGACCACATACGACGCCGGTCCAGCCCCGCTGCACCCGCAAGGTTCGCGCATCGTCGATCCGGACGTCTACACCCTGCCAACAGAATCGACCTTCAATGACAAGAGCGACACCTTCTCCTGGGGCGTGGCCTTCCACCTCCCGGACAGCGTAACCGAGAAGGTAAGCTGGATCGATCGCATCAGCCTGTACTACAACGATTCGTCCAACTTCCAGCCGACCACCTCCCGCTTCAACGTCTATGGTGAGCGCATCTCCTCCCCACAGGGCAAGAACACGGACAAGAGCATCGGTCTCTCGATGTTCGAAAACAAGCTCCACATCCGGGCCACATGGTACGAGACCGATCAGGTCAACGTGAGCGAAGGCACCATCTCCACCCAGATCCGCGAGATCGTGAACCGCCAGTACGTGCGCCTCATCGAGACCACTCGCTTCGGCCTCAATCCAGATCCGAACGGCGACGGCATCCCCTTCGAGTCGGGCTACATCGCGCCGCCGCAGTTCTTGTTGGACACCTTCAACGTGATTCGCCTCCCAGACGGCACCGCGACCTTCAGCGACCCGGGCAACGTCGTCGGCGTCACCGAGTCTAGCTCCTCCGGCTTCGAGCTCGAGACGGTCTACAACCCGAACCAACGCCTGAGCCTCGTCCTCAACGTCGCCAAACAGGAAGCCATCCGCGACAACAGCGGCGCCGCCCTGCGCAAGTTCTTCTTCGAAGACGCAGTCGGATCCAACGGCGAAAGCCTCTACGACAACTGGACCGGTCCTGTCGGCCAGGGACTCGTCATCACACAAGGCGGAGTCACCCTCGCCCAGCAAGCAGAGTCTATCGCCAACGAGATTCGCTCAGTGGTCGCCCAAGACGGAGCGATCCGCCAGGAGCTGCGCGAGTGGCGGGCCAATGCGGTGGCCAACTACCGTCTCAACGACACGTGGAACGTCGGCGGAGCCTACCGCTGGCAGTCCGAGTCAGCGATCGGCTACCCGATCACCGAAGCTCCCAACGGCGATCGCATTATCGACGTTGCCAACCCGTTCTTCGGACCGAACGAGTCAAACCTCGACGTCTGGGTTGGTTACCAACGCCCGATCATGAACGACAAGGTCAACTGGAAGATCCAGTTCAACATCCGCAATCTGCTGGACGAGGACGACCTCGTACCGACCATTGCCCAACCGGATGGAACCCACGCCATCTATCGCATTCCTGAAGAGCGTCGCTGGGAACTCTCCTCCAGCTTTACCTTCTAAACGAAGCTAAGCCTGGAAGGCCGCTTCACAAGCGAGGCCCTTAAAAATCAACGCCACTTGCGCTCGAAAGCGCAAGTGGCGTTTTTGTATCCGAACGAAGAGAGATTTCTAGAGCGTTTTCCGTTTATCCTGTCGCACTACTCATCACCACAAGTTCCTGTGGAAGCGTGCTTGTCACGCGATTTACCGCGTCAAATCATACGAAAAACGCTCTAGGCTATTCGGGGCAATCCACAGCCTGAGCGTTGCGCACTTCATTCGCCTCTCGGGCGGACTCGTATTTGATGCCAGACATCCGTACATCAGCGACGGGCAAACGTTCGTCGCCAAGGATCCGATACACGTATCCCACCTCTCCGACCCGAATATTCTCAACCCGCACAGACTCGATGCGAGTCATACGCTTTTCATAGGTAGGCACCAGATCGCGCCACTGGAAGAGCACATCCGTATCGATTCCTAGGATACCCTTTCTAAGATCTCCAGCTTCGATATCCCGCATCCACACGTTGCGCACCCACCCGCCACGACGCTCGTTGGTCTTGATATAAAGGAGATGCCCGACCTCGCCGATCGACTTGTCGAGACGGCAATTCTCCACCAGCACATTCTCCACTCCCGCCGACAGCTCCGTGCCCACCGCCAAGAGCTGATGGGCATTCTTCACCTCGCAATTGCGGATCACCACATTGCGAGTCGGCACCCCGATCCGCCAAGCGTCCCGATTTCGCCCTGACTTGATGGCAATCGCGTCATCACCCTGGTCGAACACGCAATCCTCGATCAATAGGTTCTGGCACATCTCCGGATCAACGCCGTCGTTGTTGTGCCCGTGGGCTTTCACGGAAACCCTGCGGATCACCACGTCTTCGCAAAGAAACGGATGCAGCACCCAAAACGGGCTGTTCACGATGGATACGCCTTCGATCAGTACATGCCGACAGCGGTTAAACTGCACGAACTGCGGACGGAGATTGGCATCGCCCTCCGTCATGTCGCGCATATCAAGCGGCCAGTCTTTCGAGCCCATCTCGTAAAGCCGCTTCAAGCCCTCCATGTGAGCTGGCGGCCGGGCGAACCACTCTTCCCAAACCTCCATCTCCGCCACCAGAGTCCCCTCGCCACTGATCGCAACGTTCTCGCACTCGTATCCATAAATCAACGGCGCATAGTTGAGACACTCGAAACCTTCCCAGCTCGAAGAAACCGCCGGCAGGTAGTCCTCTGGGGCTCCCGAAAACGAAAGCCGTGCCCCACGCTCCAGGTGCAAATTGACGTTGCTCTTGAATCGAATGCCCGAGCAAAGCCATTTGCCCTCGGGAACGACCACCACGCCACCTCCAGCGGCACTGGCGTTCGCAATGGCAAGCGCCAAAGCGTGTGTCGTTGCGGCACGATCCTCCGGCAAAGCGCCAAATTCCACGATCGATCGCCTCGGGCACTTCTTGAAATCCGCAATCCGGATACACGGCATTTCAAAAGGAGCCTCCACCTCTACCCTCTCGTAACCAAGACTATTCTCTTTTTCGTTCAGCATATTAAATTGTGGAAAGTGGCTTCGTGCCACGATTTTTCGTATCCTTGTATCTACAAAAAAGTGGCCACGCCGTCTTTCGGCGCAGCCACTGATGAATCAATTGCCTAAATTCTTAGGACCCTAGAAGATGAACGAGTTAGTGAGCGACCAAGTGAGGCCGTCTGTTGGACGCCACTTGTAGTCTTGCCACTCGAATGTCGATGGGTCCGTACCAATGCTGCGCTTTTCGATGACGTAAGGATCGTCGTCGTCGAAGACGTTCTTCACGTTGAACTGTACGCGCCAATCAACTTTGTCGTTGATCGGACGTCCGTAAGTCGCGAAGAAGTCGACGGTGGTACGCTCTTCTCCCTTGGCAGCACGGGAGACGTCGAAGTTGCCATCAGCATCCTCGAAGTAACCGATGATGGGAGCGCTTGCCCAGCTGAAGCTGGAGCCGACAGATGCGCCCTTCAAGGCAGAGTCGCCCTGGAAGCTGTACTTAACCACACCGTTCATACGATACTCGGAGGACGGGAAGTTCTGGTTGCCCTGCAAGGCAACAATCTTTGCAGCCTCGTAGTCAGCTGTGTTCAGGTAGCTTCCCAAAGTCGTCGAACCGCTTTCAGTCGTCAGGTTCGCGTAGTCTGGATTTGCATACACGGAGCGACGTCCTGCGAAGTAGTCTAGCATGTCTGTACCTGCTTCGTTGATAATCGTCTCGTTTTGGCGACCGGAAAGGCGGAAAGTCCAACCATTGCCGAAGCGACCATTAACGATGAGTTCGACACCTTCCGCCACCTCGTCGGAGCGAGAGTGAGAGCCTCCCCCTTCGAGCAGGTCTTCGGTCGAGCCAGTCACATCTGGATTGCTGTAGAGGATCGTTTCGATCGCCTTCAGGTCCTGAATGAAGGCAGAGAACTGACGCGTCTGTTGTGCCACTGTCTCGTATGCATTGAGCGAGATATTCAAGCGATCTTCCCAAAGGTTGAAGCGCACTCCGTACTCATCAGTTACCCCGTCGGTCGCGCCGAGAAGCTCACCGTAGATGTCTTCACTCTCCGAAGGCAAACCAATGCTATTGGCCTTGCTGTAGGAGAAGCTGATCCAATCGGTAGCGTGGAAGACGACGCCATGGTTGCGAGAGATACCAGAGTTGAAACCGGTGCTCTGCTCTGGAAGCGCGGCATTGCGGAAAGAGATGTCACCAGCGGGCGTTCCTTCTACATAACCGAACTCAGGAACAACGATGGTGTAGGGATTGCTACGATCTCCCGTCACTGCCTGGGCCAGCCACTCTTCACGGGACTCGTCACGATAGCCGATAGAGGTTACGATGCGATCGTTCCAGAAACGGCTCTGCAAGACGTACAGCTTTGTATCCAACTTGTAAGTCTGGTTCTTGTTGGCCCATCCGTCAGTCTTGGTCCACTCGAAAGTGTAACCGTCGATGTTCATCGTCTCCTTATCCCAGTAGCTGTCTCTCCAATCCGAGGAGTAGTACTCGCCAGCGCTCGGGTCGAAGTATTCCTTGAAGAGCGGACGCAAGCTGCTAGCTGCGAAGTTCGAAGTCGTGATCGGACCATCAGGAGTGCCGGTGGTCACCATACGCCATTGGTCCCAAACTTCGTTCTTTTCATTTTCTTCGACCATCGCCGCCAAACGGTGCGTGCCGAAAATGTCACTACGCTCACCGAAGTCGAAGTCATAGGATAGCGACAGACGATAGTCTTCGATATCCCAGTAGCGACGCAGTTGCATTGGACGCGAAGTCGCAGTGTAGTACTCGCCGAAGTGCTCACCGGCTTCCGGCTCGATGCGGAGAGCGGTGTTTACGGAGTGAGTTGAGAGCTTTTGCTGCTCAGCCTTACCGTAAGAGAAGTCCAAATACAGATCCTCAGTCAGCTTCTGCTGAAGATTAAACTCCGTCACATTGAAGCGAGTATCGGACAGCGTATTCGTACCTGCAGGCTGGTAGTTAAGTGGGTAACCAGCATCGATCAGGTTCTGCGGATTGTCGACAGACAGACCGTTTTCCGTGGCTCGCTCGGCCAGCAGCCAGCGAGAACGAGTGGCCGACTCGCGGTCACTCACGATGTAGGCAGTACCGATGATTCTCAAATCGTAGTCCCGTCGATCAACCGCTGTATCCGAACCTGCAAGCAAAATTGCGTTGCCTTGCGATATACCATTCGGGTTACGGGGATCGTCTTCTGCAATATAGAAGTCGACGACCTCTGGACTTCCCGCATCGAGGAAAGTAGAGTATTGGTCAGCGCTGAACACCTTCCTTGGATACGCACGGTCTACATTATTATACTCGTGGCTCAAAGTGAGCGTGGTCTTTTCCGTCGGCTTCCAACGCAAGGAAGCATGCAAGGCATCCGACACCGTGTAGCCTGGCTTGTGGAAGTACTCCCAATCCTGGCTCAATGCGTTTACGCGAAGGGCAAGCTTGTCTTCGATGAGAACCTTGTTGATGTCAGCGGTCGCGCGCTGTCCACCTTCGCTGCCGATTTTATAAGAAACCTTATTTTCGTCCGTGAAGAAAGGTACTTTGGTGGAGTAGTTGTAGGATCCACCTGGATCGCCGAGACCGAAGAGAACCGCGTTCGGACCCTTGGAAAAGTCTACGCTCTGTGCGTTGTAGGCTTCTACCGAAGTCTCCAAGTTCATGAAGTTGCGAGTCGCCGTGCCTACCTTGAATCCGCGGATCGTCAGGTAGTTGAAATTCCATGCTTCGCGCTCTTCACCGTTACCGTTCGCGAAACCAACTTCCGCCGGCTCCACATTGTTGGCGATGGCTGCCATGTCCTGCACGTCGGTAATCGCCAAGTCCTCCATGAGATCCTTAGTGATAACATCGACCGAGTTGGCGATGTCCTTCATGCCGGTAGACGTACGACCACCCAGCAAAGAGCTGGTGGCACGGTAACCTTGTTCTTCGCCGGCTGAAACTTCGAAAGGACTGAGCTCAAAGACCTCGTCGTCCATTTCTTCCATGGATTGAGCAAGTCCACCGCTTGCGCCCACCATGGCCAGGCAAGCCGCAACGCCAAAGGTCGGCCGCCAATTCGGTTTTGTATCTATTTTTCTCATAGGGATAGAAGGGTATTCAGTTTTGTAGGTTTGAAAGGGGGCTCCCCCATTAGATTTTGAGCCACCTTGGTATGATCGACTACTAAGCAAGAGACGGTTCCAACCAGCAACCGCCCTAGCTATGACTAAACAACCATCGTAAACATATTCATAAACAGCTTGGCCGCTTTGATAAAGCCGGCCAAGCGGAGTTCCCAAACCCTATTACTGAGACGTCTCCCAGAGCTTCTTCCAAGCTTCGAAATCCGCTAGCTCGACTTCCCCGGTCCAGCCGAAGCCACTGCGAAAACGAAACTCTCCGTTCTCGTCCGTCTTGCCGACTATTAGCTCTTGTCCCGCGTCCGCCGAGGCAAACGCGGTGAAACTCTCTTTGTCCACGAGCTGTACCGCCGTGCCAAGCGCCCCCCCATGGAACGCATCCCAAATACCGACAGACGCATTTTCCTCATCCGTCCAAATCTCCGGCTTTTCCGACTGGGCAACCAAACCGACCGCCACCGGCAAGTCCTTTACGAGGTTCCAGGTTCCCGTATAATAGAACCGCGAAACCGCTTCGTAGTAACGATCGCCCAAGTGCAACGTGATCGTCTTCTTTTCCGTAACCTTACCGTACTCGGTTTCCGGATACTCGTACTCAACCGTGATAGATGCCGTATCCCTCGCGCTCCAATTGACGAAGCCCCGATCGTAGACGTTGGCTTGCAACAGCGATCCGTTCACCCAGAGCCCGGTGCCGCCCGCGCCGACCGTGGGGCCGACCTTGTATCCATCGAATCCCTCTCCCGTATCCTGATGATAGCTCTTTCCATGCTTGAGATCGCCTTCGTACCACTTGTTGATAATCGGGTAGTCCACCTTCTTCGTCCAAGCATCCACACCGCTCCGCTCCTGGGAATCGCGCAAGGCAGGCCCATAGACGCGGAAAGCGACCACGTCGTTCTCAAACGCAATATCGTCCTTGCGCTCGGGCACCAAGCGGGCAAACCCACGTGGCTTGCCTTCATCCTTGGCGAGCAGCGCCTCCGCCTTGCCCAGTAGTTCTCCGCTCAAGGCTTGCTCGGACTCGCCGAGCACGCGCAGGTATTCAGCCCCGGCCAACAAAACCGCGCCCACGCCATAGTCTTCCGTTTCCTTAGCCGTCAGAGTATCGGGAGCGGAACCGATCCGTTGCACGTATCCCACGCGACCGCTTTCCTCCACGCGAGTGAGCAAGCCCTCCCAAGCTGCCTCCAAGCGAGGCAAGTAGGTCTCGCGATCAAGATATCCGTTGTTGATGCCCCAAGCCAAACCGAAGGCAAAAAAGCCGGAGCCGCTGGTTTCGCCCACTGCGATCTGCTCGGGATCACGCAAGGACGGACGCCAGAGTCCGTCCTCTTGCTGCGCCTGCAAAACGCCTTCGGTCATTTCCACAAAGAGCTCTTCCAAGAACGTTCGGTAAGCGTAGGACTCAGGCAAATACTCCAGAGTCAGAGCCAAGCCGCCGTAAACCCAACCGTTGCCCCGACTCCAAAAAATCTTCTTCCCATTTTCCGTGCGACGATCGAGGAAACGCGTGTCGCGGAAAAAGAGTTTCTCCTCTTCGTCGTACAATTCCTCGTAGGTGAAAGTGAACTCTCGCTCCAAAAACTCGAGGTAGCGCTCGTCGCCTGTCGCCGCATGCAAGCGGGCCAGCGTCGGCGGGGCCATGTAGAGGGCGTCGCACCATGTCCAGCGATCACTGACGTCGACATCTGGATACTTCTTCTTGTCGCGGTAGTCGAGTTCCTCCAAGCGAGGTTCCGCAAAGATCTCCTCAAAGCGTTCCACGAACGGATTCAATCGCTCCTTGCGTTCAGAATCCATAAAATAGATATCCAGCCATGCGTGCCCCACTGCGTGGTCATCGGCATGGTAGCGACGCGGGCCCGGCAACCAAACCGATTGCTCTCCGAGTTCCACGACAGTCGCCAAATAGCGCTCGTCGCCCGTCGCATGAGCCGCTCGCAAAAGCCCATCGTAGAGCGGAGCGATCACCCAGTGACGCGTGTCCCGCCCGCTCGGATTGTCCAGTATCCAATCCGCCACGCGACGCACTTCCGCCTCCACAGCTGCCGCCTCATTCTCTTCCGAGCTGGGGCTGCACCCCACTGCAAACAGTGCCGCGACTGCCATAGCCGCCGCTCCTCCAATCGAACGCTTCGCTAGTTTCTCTATCTTCATAATCTTAAACTTTTCTCTTTTCTTACTCTTCGACTTTAATTCTCAAACTCGCGGAATCGCCTCCTCGCATCGACGAGCGAGGCAAATGAAAGACCGCCTCAGCCTGCCTTCCTTCGGCATCTCCAAGGCTCACCACAAGCTCTCCACCGCGTCGCGAAGGATCCGCAGCGGTCAGCACAAACTCGCCTTCGCCATCCTGCGAGACAAGCAGCACGCAGCGCTCGCTCGCCGCAACCCAAGCACCGTCAGCCAGCTCGCAACGCCCCGCTTGGTGAAAAACGAACTGGCGATGCCGGCCTTCCGTATCGGCGACCGCTTGCACTTGCTTCGTATTAGCCAGAACGCGATAGGGAACCGTTTCCACCAACTGCTCTCCCTGCTCTCTCTTCGCCGCGCTAAGCACCGCGTATTCATAATTCCCTGACTGTGGCTTCACCCCATGGGCAAGCGTAAGCGAAAAGACATTACCCTCGACTTCCATTGGGCTTCCGGTCTGACGCAGCTCTCGCCACGATCCTTTTTGAACTTGGCTCCCCGCAGAGAAACGCTGCCCCTCCGGCAAATAATACAGGGCTCCGTCATGCCATACGCCCAGCGGCTCCGACGCCTTGCCCAGCTCGCGTATCCCCTCCAGAACTTCCACTCGAGACGCGCCTTTCCGCAAAAGATAAGCGCTTCCCTCCGCGAAGCGCTGCTCCACGGACGTTTGCAGCGGCTCTTCGCGGTCCGACTCGATTCCCGCGCCGAGCATCACCATGCCCCAGTCGAAAGCGAAATAGCTTTTCAAAGCCTTCACCCCTTCGCGCTGGTAGTCGTACACCGCCGCTCCTCGCCAACCGTCACTAGCGCCACCCACGAAGTCCGTATTCCCTTTGGTCCGTACCACCCTGTGATTGAGTTCCGGTATTGGCTCCTCCGATACAACTCCGGTTACGCCGGGTATACGTCTCCAATCCCAAATGGCTTGAATGTTCTTATACTCCTCGCCGTCCTGTACGAAAAATGTGGAACCATCGGGAAGGTAATAGCTTTTCAGCCCTTGACGGTTTATTGACTCCGTTCCTGTCAGGAATTTCGAATACGCCTTTACCGATGCATAAAACGCTTTCCGCCGATGTACCATAAATTCGGAGCGATAAAAGTAGCGGTTGCCCTCCAAAAGATCAGGCCCCTTTCCTTGCGTAGAAGCAATAAGTCGCTCCAGCTCCCGCTCGCGTCCATCTTCCATCTCCAGCCAAAGCTGGGCCACCGGCGCCAAATAGCCGGAGTCCTTGTCCTCCACCGAAACCATGCGCCCGAGCGCTCCGAAGTCGGCAAAGGTGCCTCGCACCATCCAGCGGTTGCCATCCAAGAGCATTCCGAGAACCAACTCCCGCTTCTCCTCCGAGAACTGGAAGCGACCGCCATGTGCCATGTACATCACCTCCGTCAGATCGGCCACGAATTTGGCTCCGTAACCGTGCGAGTAAAGCTGAGCTCCGTGCTGGTGAAAACTGAAGTCCGCCTGCAAGCCTTCCCCTTCCTCCACTTGCACCGTTTCCGCAATCCGCTGGATCGCTCTCTCCACCAAGGCCGGATTCTCCTCTAACAAGCCGCGGATCATGGTGATCTTGTTGATCCAGATCAGGTTCTGCCCCGTCATGGGACGCTTGGCTCGCCGCATGACATTCAGAACCGATTCCCGGCGTTCACCTTCAAGATCGTCTCTCAGATAGAGCCCAATACGAGCGAACTCCAAAGGATAGCCAATTTCATTGTAGTACCAATTCCGATGCCAAAGATCCTCCGCTATGGTGTAGTCTATACCTCGATACACAGCCTTGAGAATCTTTCTTCGCTTGCCCGCGGACAGACCCATTTTCTCGCGTGCGTAAGCTAGCTTCCGTAAGCGATAGAGATGATACATGCGACTGGTTGCGCTCACCGAGTCGGTATGGCCGTACTCGAACTCTGGCCACCGTCCGTCAGGCAACTGCCTCGCAATCCATTCGTCGATTTCTGACTCGCTGACCTCTTCCTCCTGCAATTCGATGAAGCGGTTCGCCAATCGCTGCAAGTCCTGCCGCGTCTTCTCGTCGATACGCTCCGGCTTGGCTGGATCGGCTTGGTGATTCCGATAACGCTCCGCCATCTCCGCTTGCTGGTCGAGTACTCGGCGCCTGGCTTCAGAGCTGAGCTGGCCGTCCTCTCCCACCATCGCCAAATCACCCCAAAGAATCGGCATCAAGAACGGTCCCGGACCCGAGTCCGCCAGGCGTCGCTCGATGCGAAATCCGATAGACTGCCCATTTCTCAAGCGCCCTCCTCCAAGCTGCTCGAGCGACACGGACAGCTCCCATTGGTAGCTCGTAGCGGTCCGCTTGCCCGCCACATCAATCACCTCTATCGTTTCAACCGATGCCGCTCCAGTTCGTATCAATGAAACAGATACTTGTTCGTCTTCATCCGGAGCCCCTACCAAAAAGTGGAAGTCGTCAGCCTCGTAGCTAAAGTCGCTGTCGTTGCCCAGGTCGATGCCGAAATTGAAAAAGTCATTGGCATGGGCCTGCCAAAAATCGACGCCGCCCTCCGCTCGGGCCCTCAGGTAAAGCTCCGCCCCTTGCCAGGCAGCTTGGAAGTGAAAACCGCCTTCTTCCGTCGGCGATCCTGCAAGCTGTTCCCAATCGGAAAAGTCTCCATCGATCGCGATGGCACTCTCCGCAGCCACCCACAACTCCCTCGTATTCTCAGCTGCTGCAAGCGTTCCCGCCAAAGCCGAGCCGACCGCGACAAGCATCCCTCTTTGCAAAATCCCCATATCCCTATCGCTCTATCGGAAAGTATCCCGGCAAGGGCTTTCCCGACTCGATGGCGCCCATGTCCGGGCCATTCCCAAAGTAATCGTCGTTAAAGTTCGGCAGCCGAGCTCCTGCATCGTAGCCGGGGCTTTCTTCCGCCAGCGGCATTGCCCAGATGGCTCCTTCACGTAATGACGCGGCAAATACAGGAACTCCATGGATCCCCTCGCTCTCGCTCGACGGATGGGCCTGTACCCGCCCGTTGTAGAGGTCGTAGTTGAAGTCGTTCAACTCGGTGGATTGCCCGTCGTAAACTGCGTGGCCATTGTCGTGCCGCAACCACAAGATGTTGTTCCGGCTCTGAACGTTGACCTGCACCTTTCGCTGCGTGCTGAACTTCAAACCGGCCTGA
This region includes:
- a CDS encoding TonB-dependent receptor plug domain-containing protein encodes the protein MKKIPLLILGAPLFATLPTYAQSDDEDDTFELSPFVVSANEDTGYMATSTLAGSRLRSSLQDVSASISVVTEEFMDDTGSTDAKSLLVYTVGTEIGGSGGNFSATGASSGFADERTSRASATGRNRVRGLASADLTRNYFATDIPFDSYNTSRVEVNRGANSILFGLGSPAGIINNSTETALYEDSTTVEAKVGSYGSIRGVLDINRVVIEDQLAIRIIGLEDRQKFQQKPAFENDSRLFVSLDSKPFANSDGALAKLSLRGNYEKGEIEANRPRITPPSDNITSWFDPWDPASEPKFTFDPGNTPYGNRNRSEAEPMGGALRNPVVIYPDETSPIPADPAATAGQNIIGRQFVLSNWTFPSGTRTTAVHTGITRVSNALRQAGDPDWGFYQQPSLTDTSIFDFRNNLIDGPNKYEDSEFEAWNLTLEQLFLDNKAGIELTFDQQEMSNANGSLLGDERNATIAIDNALTMIDGTPNANFGRPYVVNVPKMYYDEAERSAWRATAFYDLDLREKTNNDLLGRLLGRHVLTGVLSEQTREAQSRYGATTYAGSEFTHGASSSISNGQGPRFGAIHYLGGSLADMDSPAGANIPRLYTERSLSAFNLTGNDAVFFLKEQGASAEAEVIPLNVFNNDRQLTIAPEDADFGRSEVESIALVSQSYFWDDLLVATLGWREDELTTYDAGPAPLHPQGSRIVDPDVYTLPTESTFNDKSDTFSWGVAFHLPDSVTEKVSWIDRISLYYNDSSNFQPTTSRFNVYGERISSPQGKNTDKSIGLSMFENKLHIRATWYETDQVNVSEGTISTQIREIVNRQYVRLIETTRFGLNPDPNGDGIPFESGYIAPPQFLLDTFNVIRLPDGTATFSDPGNVVGVTESSSSGFELETVYNPNQRLSLVLNVAKQEAIRDNSGAALRKFFFEDAVGSNGESLYDNWTGPVGQGLVITQGGVTLAQQAESIANEIRSVVAQDGAIRQELREWRANAVANYRLNDTWNVGGAYRWQSESAIGYPITEAPNGDRIIDVANPFFGPNESNLDVWVGYQRPIMNDKVNWKIQFNIRNLLDEDDLVPTIAQPDGTHAIYRIPEERRWELSSSFTF
- a CDS encoding glycoside hydrolase family 28 protein, which codes for MLNEKENSLGYERVEVEAPFEMPCIRIADFKKCPRRSIVEFGALPEDRAATTHALALAIANASAAGGGVVVVPEGKWLCSGIRFKSNVNLHLERGARLSFSGAPEDYLPAVSSSWEGFECLNYAPLIYGYECENVAISGEGTLVAEMEVWEEWFARPPAHMEGLKRLYEMGSKDWPLDMRDMTEGDANLRPQFVQFNRCRHVLIEGVSIVNSPFWVLHPFLCEDVVIRRVSVKAHGHNNDGVDPEMCQNLLIEDCVFDQGDDAIAIKSGRNRDAWRIGVPTRNVVIRNCEVKNAHQLLAVGTELSAGVENVLVENCRLDKSIGEVGHLLYIKTNERRGGWVRNVWMRDIEAGDLRKGILGIDTDVLFQWRDLVPTYEKRMTRIESVRVENIRVGEVGYVYRILGDERLPVADVRMSGIKYESAREANEVRNAQAVDCPE
- a CDS encoding TonB-dependent siderophore receptor, whose translation is MRKIDTKPNWRPTFGVAACLAMVGASGGLAQSMEEMDDEVFELSPFEVSAGEEQGYRATSSLLGGRTSTGMKDIANSVDVITKDLMEDLAITDVQDMAAIANNVEPAEVGFANGNGEEREAWNFNYLTIRGFKVGTATRNFMNLETSVEAYNAQSVDFSKGPNAVLFGLGDPGGSYNYSTKVPFFTDENKVSYKIGSEGGQRATADINKVLIEDKLALRVNALSQDWEYFHKPGYTVSDALHASLRWKPTEKTTLTLSHEYNNVDRAYPRKVFSADQYSTFLDAGSPEVVDFYIAEDDPRNPNGISQGNAILLAGSDTAVDRRDYDLRIIGTAYIVSDRESATRSRWLLAERATENGLSVDNPQNLIDAGYPLNYQPAGTNTLSDTRFNVTEFNLQQKLTEDLYLDFSYGKAEQQKLSTHSVNTALRIEPEAGEHFGEYYTATSRPMQLRRYWDIEDYRLSLSYDFDFGERSDIFGTHRLAAMVEENEKNEVWDQWRMVTTGTPDGPITTSNFAASSLRPLFKEYFDPSAGEYYSSDWRDSYWDKETMNIDGYTFEWTKTDGWANKNQTYKLDTKLYVLQSRFWNDRIVTSIGYRDESREEWLAQAVTGDRSNPYTIVVPEFGYVEGTPAGDISFRNAALPEQSTGFNSGISRNHGVVFHATDWISFSYSKANSIGLPSESEDIYGELLGATDGVTDEYGVRFNLWEDRLNISLNAYETVAQQTRQFSAFIQDLKAIETILYSNPDVTGSTEDLLEGGGSHSRSDEVAEGVELIVNGRFGNGWTFRLSGRQNETIINEAGTDMLDYFAGRRSVYANPDYANLTTESGSTTLGSYLNTADYEAAKIVALQGNQNFPSSEYRMNGVVKYSFQGDSALKGASVGSSFSWASAPIIGYFEDADGNFDVSRAAKGEERTTVDFFATYGRPINDKVDWRVQFNVKNVFDDDDPYVIEKRSIGTDPSTFEWQDYKWRPTDGLTWSLTNSFIF
- a CDS encoding glycoside hydrolase family 88 protein, translated to MKIEKLAKRSIGGAAAMAVAALFAVGCSPSSEENEAAAVEAEVRRVADWILDNPSGRDTRHWVIAPLYDGLLRAAHATGDERYLATVVELGEQSVWLPGPRRYHADDHAVGHAWLDIYFMDSERKERLNPFVERFEEIFAEPRLEELDYRDKKKYPDVDVSDRWTWCDALYMAPPTLARLHAATGDERYLEFLEREFTFTYEELYDEEEKLFFRDTRFLDRRTENGKKIFWSRGNGWVYGGLALTLEYLPESYAYRTFLEELFVEMTEGVLQAQQEDGLWRPSLRDPEQIAVGETSGSGFFAFGLAWGINNGYLDRETYLPRLEAAWEGLLTRVEESGRVGYVQRIGSAPDTLTAKETEDYGVGAVLLAGAEYLRVLGESEQALSGELLGKAEALLAKDEGKPRGFARLVPERKDDIAFENDVVAFRVYGPALRDSQERSGVDAWTKKVDYPIINKWYEGDLKHGKSYHQDTGEGFDGYKVGPTVGAGGTGLWVNGSLLQANVYDRGFVNWSARDTASITVEYEYPETEYGKVTEKKTITLHLGDRYYEAVSRFYYTGTWNLVKDLPVAVGLVAQSEKPEIWTDEENASVGIWDAFHGGALGTAVQLVDKESFTAFASADAGQELIVGKTDENGEFRFRSGFGWTGEVELADFEAWKKLWETSQ